The following proteins are encoded in a genomic region of Gouania willdenowi chromosome 6, fGouWil2.1, whole genome shotgun sequence:
- the trmu gene encoding mitochondrial tRNA-specific 2-thiouridylase 1 yields the protein MGLVRKVVCAMSGGVDSSVAALLLKRRGYSVIGVFMKNWDSLDENGVCSTEKDCEDAYRVCQTLDIPFHHVSYVKEYWNDVFCNLLNEYEKGRTPNPDILCNKYIKFNLFHKYAINTLGCDAMATGHYARTSLEDEEVFRQRRAAPPVTLFRDRFEIRKPVRLFQGADLAKDQTFFLSQVSQDALRQTLFPLAGLTKEFVRKMAAEAGFHHVLKKKESMGICFIGERNFENFILEYLEAKPGNLVSIEDGTVMGTHKGWFTLTLGQRARIGGQKDAWFVVDKDVLTGDVFVAPTTNHPALFRDTIRTERFHWMAVDPPPELARTQMLECHFRFIHQMPLIPCTVTLNMDGSLWISLSQTVRALTPGQFAVLYKSGECLGSGKIIQLGPTEHTLQQGRQRLQQSEPEAPG from the exons gttaCTCTGTGATCGGCGTATTCATGAAGAACTGGGACTCCCTGGATGAGAACGGGGTGTGTTCCACTGAGAAGGACTGTGAGGACGCCTACAGAGTGTGTCAAACCCTAGATATTCCCTTCCATCACGTGTCCTATGTCAAAGAGTACTGGAATGACGTTTTCTG TAACCTGTTGAACGAGTATGAGAAGGGCCGGACCCCAAACCCAGACATCCTGTGCAACAAATACATCAAATTCAACCTCTTCCACAAATATGCCATCAACACTCTGG GCTGTGACGCCATGGCAACCGGCCACTACGCGAGGACCTCACTGGAGGACGAGGAGGTTTTCCGACAGCGACGCGCAGCCCCGCCCGTAACTCTGTTTAGGGATCGATTCGAGATCAGAAAAC ccgtCAGGTTGTTTCAAGGAGCCGACCTGGCCAAGGACCAGACCTTCTTCCTCAGCCAGGTCTCACAGGACGCCCTGAGGCAAACTCTGTTCCCATTGGCTGGACTCACCAAAGAGTTTGTGAGAAAGATGGCTGCTGAGGCCGGCTTTCACCATGTGCTCAAGAAGAAAGAG AGCATGGGCATCTGCTTTATTGGAGAGAGGAACTTTGAGAACTTCATTTTAGAG TATCTAGAAGCCAAGCCTGGGAACTTGGTCTCCATTGAGGATGGGACTGTAATGGGAACACACAAAG GTTGGTTCACGCTAACACTGGGCCAGAGGGCGAGGATCGGGGGGCAGAAGGACGCCTGGTTCGTCGTGGACAAAGATGTTCTTACCGGAGACGTGTTTGTG GCACCAACCACCAATCATCCGGCTCTGTTCCGCGACACCATACGCACCGAGCGCTTCCATTGGATGGCGGTGGACCCGCCCCCTGAGCTGGCTCGGACGCAGATGTTGGAGTGTCACTTCCGCTTCATTCACCAGATGCCTCTGA TTCCGTGCACGGTCACTCTGAACATGGACGGCTCGTTGTGGATTTCCCTCTCACAGACAGTGAGAGCGCTGACACCTGGACAG TTTGCCGTGCTCTACAAAAGTGGCGAGTGTCTAGGCAGTGGAAAGATAATCCAGCTGGGCCCGACTGAACACACGCTTCAGCAGGGCCGTCAGCGGCTCCAGCAGTCCGAGCCTGAAGCACCGGGCTGA